From a single Flavobacterium sp. genomic region:
- a CDS encoding alpha/beta fold hydrolase, whose protein sequence is MNKITFFLSFTLLFISSVGFSQNHRIEFKPRQAEFEYFEYRNDSIFPLKTPVRNTTSRVFESKLPYPILFIHGLNSSSETWNTSTDYYDTQYSFTYGGRFDFCLNADNNNTTTNKNFYPTAGADIAAFESFVQNGDYFYVNFNVNPNGAVGTTVLSNQSAIAKQGAAVKVAIQRVMEVTGKDKVILIGHSMGGLASREYIQNAYNWQSDNQHHVAKLLTLGTPHGGSNASDNVLAFMTGTDVSSEAIRDLKTTYYYSGEGSHFLFGGTEIQNSTSMNDNSYSPDFYNVDVNCNGISGETIQGLNQKSIDNLIDFSCVIGRITNAFGGNITTDGVVSEPSSNMNTYLTGLTYPAKLFYFNSGYDIIENHTELPGYPYQMMQGLDEPNFKELAYGITTNKNYIGYTTVQNPTAADNDYFKFSVVDNVNAIVSVSSIVTSSMNGTILDASGIDIGATQNNSGATLIFTRTLAPGNYYLKLTSTNPTNTNYTTPYQFTITTTLSVNGNSFASFTFYPNPVKDILHLENISITKASIYSMLGQLIETHTFENTTSNSLDLTSLESGIYLIVLENDLEQKTIKVIKE, encoded by the coding sequence ATGAATAAAATTACCTTTTTTTTATCATTTACTTTACTATTCATTTCTTCCGTTGGATTTTCTCAAAATCATCGGATTGAATTTAAACCTAGACAAGCCGAATTCGAGTATTTTGAATACAGAAACGACAGTATTTTTCCATTAAAAACCCCTGTTAGAAATACAACTAGTAGGGTGTTTGAAAGCAAATTACCTTATCCTATTCTATTTATTCACGGATTAAATTCTAGTTCGGAAACTTGGAATACATCTACCGATTATTACGATACACAATATTCATTTACCTATGGAGGACGGTTTGATTTCTGTTTAAATGCAGACAACAACAATACCACAACCAATAAAAACTTTTATCCTACTGCAGGAGCTGATATTGCTGCATTTGAATCGTTTGTACAAAATGGAGACTATTTCTATGTAAATTTTAATGTAAACCCAAATGGCGCAGTTGGAACAACTGTTTTGAGTAATCAATCAGCAATTGCTAAGCAAGGAGCTGCAGTAAAAGTAGCCATTCAAAGAGTAATGGAAGTAACCGGAAAAGACAAAGTTATTTTGATTGGGCACAGCATGGGTGGTTTAGCGTCCAGAGAATACATTCAAAACGCGTATAATTGGCAATCCGATAATCAACACCATGTAGCTAAGTTATTAACTTTAGGAACTCCCCATGGCGGAAGTAACGCAAGTGATAATGTTTTAGCGTTTATGACCGGAACGGATGTAAGTTCTGAAGCTATAAGAGATTTAAAAACCACTTACTATTATAGTGGCGAAGGAAGTCATTTTTTATTTGGAGGCACTGAAATTCAAAACAGCACAAGCATGAATGACAACTCCTATTCTCCAGATTTTTACAATGTTGATGTTAATTGCAATGGCATTTCAGGAGAAACCATTCAGGGCTTAAACCAAAAATCGATAGATAATCTAATTGATTTTTCATGTGTAATTGGACGAATAACCAATGCGTTTGGAGGTAATATCACTACTGATGGCGTGGTTTCTGAACCTTCTTCAAATATGAATACTTATTTAACTGGATTAACTTATCCTGCTAAATTATTTTACTTCAATTCGGGTTATGATATCATTGAAAATCATACTGAATTACCGGGTTATCCATACCAAATGATGCAAGGTTTAGACGAGCCTAATTTCAAGGAATTAGCTTATGGAATTACAACAAATAAAAATTATATTGGCTATACAACCGTACAAAATCCAACAGCTGCCGATAATGATTATTTCAAATTTAGTGTTGTAGACAACGTTAACGCAATTGTTTCTGTAAGTAGTATTGTAACTTCATCCATGAATGGAACTATTTTAGATGCAAGTGGAATAGATATTGGTGCTACTCAAAACAATAGTGGCGCTACACTTATTTTTACAAGAACACTTGCTCCTGGTAACTATTACTTAAAATTAACAAGTACTAACCCAACAAACACTAATTATACCACACCCTATCAATTTACTATTACGACTACTTTAAGTGTTAACGGCAATAGTTTTGCTTCTTTTACTTTTTATCCTAATCCCGTTAAAGATATTTTGCATTTAGAAAATATTTCTATAACAAAAGCTAGTATTTACAGTATGTTAGGTCAATTAATTGAAACACATACATTTGAAAATACGACTTCTAATAGTTTAGATTTAACTAGTTTAGAAAGTGGAATATACTTAATTGTTTTAGAAAACGATTTGGAACAGAAAACCATTAAAGTGATTAAAGAATAA
- a CDS encoding glutamine synthetase III → MSTFRFQALRKATDRKPVHVEELDRKSVIFGSNVFGDKAMRQFLTPDAYKAVKAAAEGVKIDRKIADYIALGMKEWALSKGVTHYTHWFQPLTGTTAEKHDAFFEIFPDGSDPVEKFGGSQLAQQEPDASSFPNGGIRNTFEARGYTAWDPTSPAFIFGTTLCIPTVFVSYTGEALDNKTPLLRALHAIDSAAIDVAKYFDKNVKRVTPTLGWEQEYFLVDSALASSRPDLLATGRTLLGHTAAKGQQLDDHYFGSIPTRVLTYMRDLENECMLLGIPVKTRHNEVAPNQFELAPIFEETNLAVDHNSLLMDVMQKVGERHDFKVLFHEKPFKGVNGSGKHNNWSLATDTGINLLSPGKTPMSNLQFLTFFINTIKAVHDNEELLRASIASASNDHRLGANEAPPAIISVFIGQQLTKVLAELEGVSQGKLSPEEKTDLKLNVVGKLPDVLLDNTDRNRTSPFAFTGNKFEFRAVGSSANCAVSMTTLNTIVAKQLKDFKIEVDALIEKNDLKKDEAIFNVLREYIKGTKAILFEGDGYSDAWEKEAKKRGLSNHKTTPQALKAKVSKKAIELFSEMGVMNHVEVESRYEIELEEYVKKIQIEGRVLGDIARNHVVPTAIRYQNVLIENVKGLKEIFGKDFEKIAKEQISLIKEISEHIEGINTKVGKMTDERKKANALTSTEKMADAYCDKVKPYFEEIRYHADKLELLVDDELWTLTKYRELLFTK, encoded by the coding sequence ATGTCAACATTTCGTTTTCAAGCTTTAAGAAAAGCAACAGACAGAAAGCCAGTTCACGTAGAAGAATTGGATAGAAAATCAGTTATTTTTGGTAGTAATGTCTTTGGTGACAAAGCTATGAGACAATTTTTAACTCCTGATGCTTATAAAGCCGTTAAAGCAGCGGCTGAAGGTGTTAAAATAGATAGAAAAATTGCAGACTATATTGCACTTGGTATGAAAGAATGGGCTTTGTCTAAAGGTGTGACACATTATACACATTGGTTTCAGCCATTAACAGGTACAACTGCTGAAAAGCACGATGCTTTTTTTGAAATATTCCCTGATGGAAGTGATCCGGTTGAAAAATTTGGAGGAAGTCAATTAGCACAACAAGAGCCAGATGCATCTTCTTTTCCAAATGGGGGAATTCGTAACACTTTTGAAGCGAGAGGTTACACAGCTTGGGATCCAACATCACCAGCATTTATTTTTGGAACAACTTTATGTATTCCAACAGTTTTCGTATCGTATACAGGAGAAGCATTAGATAATAAAACGCCTTTATTAAGAGCGTTACATGCTATCGATTCAGCGGCTATAGACGTAGCAAAATATTTCGATAAAAACGTAAAAAGAGTAACACCAACTTTAGGTTGGGAACAAGAATATTTCTTGGTAGATAGCGCTTTAGCTTCATCAAGACCTGACTTATTAGCAACAGGAAGAACTTTATTAGGACACACTGCAGCTAAAGGGCAACAATTAGACGACCATTATTTTGGTTCAATTCCTACAAGAGTTTTAACTTATATGCGTGACTTAGAAAACGAATGTATGTTATTAGGAATTCCAGTTAAAACACGTCACAATGAAGTAGCTCCTAACCAATTTGAGTTAGCACCTATCTTCGAAGAAACAAATTTAGCTGTAGATCACAATTCATTATTAATGGATGTGATGCAAAAAGTAGGAGAGCGTCACGATTTTAAAGTTTTATTCCACGAAAAACCATTCAAAGGAGTAAATGGTTCTGGAAAACACAACAACTGGTCATTAGCAACTGATACTGGAATCAACTTATTAAGTCCAGGAAAAACGCCAATGAGTAACTTACAATTCTTAACGTTTTTCATCAACACAATTAAAGCGGTTCATGACAACGAAGAATTATTGAGAGCGTCAATAGCTTCTGCAAGTAACGACCACCGTTTAGGAGCTAACGAAGCACCACCAGCAATTATTTCGGTTTTCATCGGACAACAATTGACTAAAGTATTAGCGGAATTAGAAGGAGTTTCTCAAGGGAAATTATCTCCAGAAGAAAAAACAGATTTAAAATTAAACGTAGTAGGAAAATTACCAGACGTTTTATTAGATAATACAGACAGAAACAGAACTTCTCCATTTGCTTTCACAGGAAACAAATTTGAGTTTAGAGCAGTTGGTTCTTCTGCAAATTGTGCGGTTTCTATGACGACTTTAAATACGATTGTAGCTAAACAATTAAAAGATTTCAAAATTGAGGTAGATGCTTTAATTGAGAAAAATGATTTAAAGAAAGACGAAGCGATTTTCAATGTCTTGAGAGAATATATTAAAGGTACAAAAGCTATTTTATTTGAAGGCGACGGTTATAGCGATGCTTGGGAAAAAGAAGCTAAAAAACGTGGTTTAAGCAATCACAAAACAACACCTCAAGCTTTAAAAGCAAAAGTTTCTAAAAAAGCAATTGAATTGTTTAGTGAAATGGGCGTAATGAATCATGTTGAAGTAGAATCACGTTACGAAATTGAATTGGAAGAATATGTGAAAAAAATCCAAATCGAAGGTCGTGTTTTAGGTGATATTGCTCGTAATCATGTGGTTCCAACAGCTATTCGTTACCAAAATGTGTTAATAGAAAACGTAAAAGGATTAAAAGAAATCTTTGGTAAAGACTTTGAAAAAATTGCTAAAGAACAAATTTCGTTAATCAAAGAAATTTCAGAACACATAGAAGGTATCAACACCAAAGTGGGAAAAATGACCGACGAACGTAAAAAAGCAAACGCCTTAACAAGCACAGAAAAAATGGCGGATGCATACTGCGATAAAGTAAAACCTTACTTTGAAGAAATTCGTTACCACGCTGACAAATTAGAATTGTTAGTAGACGACGAACTTTGGACATTAACAAAATACAGAGAATTGTTATTTACCAAGTAA
- the rpsA gene encoding 30S ribosomal protein S1, whose protein sequence is MSEINKTQEEFLANFNWHNFQEGIDPVDEKNLQEFEDLVTKTFIATDQEEVVEGVVVRITERDAIVDINAKSEGVISLNEFRYNPNLKVGDKVEVLIDVREDKTGQLVLSHRKARTIKAWDRVISANETGEIVNGFVKCRTKGGMIVDVFGIEAFLPGSQIDVKPIRDYDQYVNKTMEFKVVKINHEFKNVVVSHKALIEADIEVQKKEIIGQLEKGQVLEGVVKNITSYGVFIDLGGVDGLIHITDLSWSRINHPSEVLELDQKLNVVILDFDDEKTRIQLGLKQLNAHPWDALGAELKVGDKVKGKVVVLADYGAFIEVAEGVEGLIHVSEMSWSTHLRSAQDFMKIGDEVEAVVLTLDRDERKMSLGIKQMTQDPWTDITAKYPVGSKHTGIVRNFTNFGIFVELEEGIDGLVYISDLSWTKKIKHPSEFVNVGEKLDVVVLELDVEGRKLSLGHKQTTANPWDKYEDAFAVGTIHNGTIAEIVDKGATVEFGDDIVAFIPTRHLEKEDGKKLKKGDTADFKVIEFNKEFKRVVASHTAIFREEEEKNVKAAVETTSNSSAQQTSTLGDNNDILAELKAKMEKGGK, encoded by the coding sequence ATGTCTGAAATTAACAAAACACAAGAAGAGTTTTTAGCGAATTTTAACTGGCATAACTTCCAAGAAGGAATTGATCCAGTAGATGAAAAAAACTTACAAGAATTTGAAGATCTAGTAACTAAAACATTCATCGCTACAGATCAAGAAGAAGTAGTAGAAGGAGTAGTAGTTAGAATTACAGAAAGAGATGCAATTGTAGACATCAACGCTAAATCTGAAGGTGTTATTTCTTTAAACGAATTCCGTTACAATCCAAACTTAAAAGTTGGTGATAAAGTAGAAGTACTTATCGACGTTCGTGAAGATAAAACAGGTCAATTAGTATTATCTCACAGAAAAGCTAGAACTATCAAAGCATGGGATAGAGTTATTTCTGCTAACGAAACAGGTGAAATCGTGAACGGTTTCGTTAAATGTAGAACTAAAGGTGGTATGATTGTAGATGTTTTCGGAATTGAAGCATTCTTACCAGGATCACAAATTGATGTGAAACCTATCCGTGATTACGATCAATATGTGAACAAAACTATGGAATTCAAAGTAGTTAAAATTAACCACGAATTCAAAAACGTAGTAGTATCTCACAAAGCGCTTATCGAAGCTGATATTGAAGTACAGAAAAAAGAAATTATTGGTCAATTAGAAAAAGGACAAGTATTAGAAGGTGTTGTTAAAAACATTACTTCTTACGGTGTATTTATCGACTTAGGTGGTGTAGATGGATTAATCCATATTACAGACTTATCTTGGTCAAGAATCAATCACCCAAGCGAAGTTCTTGAATTAGATCAAAAATTAAACGTGGTAATCCTTGATTTCGATGATGAGAAAACAAGAATCCAATTAGGTTTAAAACAATTAAACGCTCATCCATGGGATGCTTTAGGAGCTGAATTAAAAGTCGGTGATAAAGTAAAAGGTAAAGTAGTTGTTTTAGCTGATTACGGTGCTTTCATCGAAGTTGCTGAAGGTGTAGAAGGTTTAATCCACGTTTCTGAAATGTCTTGGTCTACTCACTTAAGAAGTGCTCAAGATTTCATGAAAATTGGAGACGAGGTTGAAGCAGTTGTTTTAACTTTAGATAGAGACGAAAGAAAAATGTCTTTAGGTATCAAACAAATGACGCAAGATCCATGGACTGATATCACTGCTAAATACCCAGTAGGTTCTAAACACACTGGAATAGTTAGAAACTTTACTAACTTCGGAATTTTCGTAGAGCTAGAAGAAGGTATCGATGGTTTAGTATACATCTCTGATTTATCTTGGACTAAGAAAATCAAACACCCATCTGAATTTGTAAACGTAGGTGAAAAATTAGACGTAGTTGTATTAGAATTAGACGTTGAAGGTCGTAAATTATCTTTAGGTCACAAACAAACTACTGCTAACCCTTGGGATAAATACGAAGATGCATTCGCTGTTGGAACTATTCACAACGGAACTATTGCTGAAATCGTTGACAAAGGAGCTACTGTAGAATTTGGTGACGATATCGTTGCTTTCATTCCTACACGTCACTTAGAAAAAGAAGACGGTAAAAAATTGAAAAAAGGAGATACTGCTGACTTTAAAGTTATTGAGTTCAATAAAGAATTCAAAAGAGTAGTAGCTTCTCATACAGCTATCTTCAGAGAAGAAGAAGAGAAAAACGTTAAAGCTGCTGTTGAAACTACATCAAATAGTTCAGCACAACAAACATCTACTTTAGGTGATAACAACGACATTCTTGCTGAATTAAAAGCTAAAATGGAAAAAGGAGGTAAATAA
- a CDS encoding ArsR/SmtB family transcription factor — translation MGASKSESFSVEQNEMATLFKALSHPARIAIVDYLLTVDTCICGDIVNELPLAQPTISQHLKELKNANIIKGTIEGTAICYCINPDTIDKIENHFGIIRHKLKSKCC, via the coding sequence ATGGGAGCATCTAAATCAGAATCCTTTTCAGTAGAACAAAACGAAATGGCAACTTTATTCAAAGCCTTGTCACATCCAGCTCGTATAGCTATTGTCGACTATTTGTTAACTGTAGATACCTGTATTTGTGGCGATATCGTAAACGAATTACCGCTAGCACAACCTACAATTTCACAACACTTAAAAGAACTTAAAAACGCCAACATCATCAAAGGAACCATCGAGGGAACCGCTATATGCTATTGCATCAATCCGGATACAATTGATAAAATAGAAAATCACTTTGGTATAATTCGTCATAAGTTAAAAAGCAAATGTTGCTAA
- a CDS encoding protein-tyrosine-phosphatase: protein MLENLSKTIEIIKNISVSEERKEVLKPLADYIQNKVNNNEEIRLNFICTHNSRRSHLSQIWAQTMAFHFGIKNVYCYSGGTEATAMFPKVGETLINQGFQIQKLSLEQNPVYAVKFDDNQHPIICFSKAYFDDFNPKNNFGAIMTCNNADEGCPMVFGAEARFPIKYDDPKAFDVTDLMNEKYAERSIQIASEMLFVFSQIKK from the coding sequence ATGTTAGAAAATTTATCAAAAACTATCGAAATTATCAAGAATATTTCAGTTTCAGAAGAACGAAAAGAAGTTTTAAAACCATTAGCAGATTACATTCAAAACAAAGTCAATAATAATGAAGAGATTCGTTTGAACTTCATTTGTACACACAATTCCAGAAGAAGTCATTTATCGCAAATTTGGGCACAAACTATGGCGTTTCATTTCGGAATCAAGAATGTATATTGCTATTCTGGCGGAACGGAAGCCACAGCCATGTTTCCAAAAGTAGGCGAAACCTTAATAAATCAAGGATTTCAAATTCAGAAGTTAAGCCTAGAACAAAATCCAGTTTATGCAGTAAAATTCGATGACAATCAACATCCAATCATCTGTTTTTCAAAAGCGTATTTCGATGATTTTAATCCGAAAAACAACTTTGGAGCCATCATGACTTGCAATAACGCCGACGAAGGTTGTCCCATGGTTTTTGGTGCAGAAGCTAGATTCCCAATCAAATATGACGATCCAAAAGCATTTGATGTTACGGATCTAATGAACGAAAAATATGCAGAACGTAGTATACAAATTGCCAGCGAAATGCTTTTTGTGTTTTCTCAAATAAAAAAGTAA
- a CDS encoding DUF1543 domain-containing protein codes for MKTINLYMIMLGCTPKGRFTEQHDIFFGIGTGLKDLIPDMNAFWPEANGRIHIDAWQKITTVDGFSIEVVSIETPLKQEEQLFFLNLGGYKEGEFEEYHYKVIVVAKTKAEAIKKAKQTTFYKHYGFKGAESHIDDKYGIDVDDIHNIEDILSEKFKLQYRLKITKTNATSEDEKHIGYLKIDKISE; via the coding sequence ATGAAAACAATAAATTTATACATGATAATGCTCGGATGCACTCCAAAAGGACGTTTTACCGAACAACACGATATTTTTTTTGGGATAGGAACAGGTTTAAAAGATTTAATTCCAGATATGAACGCTTTTTGGCCAGAAGCAAATGGTAGAATTCATATTGACGCGTGGCAAAAAATTACAACTGTTGATGGATTTTCAATTGAAGTTGTATCTATAGAAACACCATTAAAACAAGAAGAACAATTATTCTTTTTAAATTTAGGTGGTTACAAAGAGGGTGAATTTGAGGAATATCATTATAAAGTAATAGTGGTTGCGAAAACAAAAGCCGAAGCGATTAAAAAAGCGAAACAAACTACATTTTACAAACATTATGGTTTCAAAGGAGCCGAATCGCATATTGATGATAAATATGGCATTGATGTAGATGATATTCACAACATTGAAGATATTCTTTCGGAAAAATTCAAATTGCAGTACCGTTTAAAAATAACAAAAACCAATGCGACTTCAGAAGATGAAAAGCACATTGGTTATTTAAAGATTGATAAAATTTCAGAATAA
- the arsB gene encoding ACR3 family arsenite efflux transporter — MKKRLGFLDRYLTLWFFLAMLIGVAIGYFIPNSADFINSFSSGTTNVPLAIGLILMMYPPLTKIDFSKVPQMFEKPKLLSASFIITWIVGPFLMFLLATFFLKDYPEYMTGLIIIGIAPCIAMVIVWNELAEGNRELTAGLIGINSLLQVFFFSLYAYFYLEIMLPLFGIKGLALNITISEIAQTVGIYLGIPFALAVISRFAIKRYLGDKFFNQTFIPFVSPITLIALLFTIVVMFSLKGEMIVDLPMDVVRIAIPLVIFFAIMFFLMFFVAMKIGANYRDTVALSFTASGNNFELAIAVSIGVFGINSGQAFAGVIGPLVEVPALIILVNVAFWLRKKYFK, encoded by the coding sequence ATGAAAAAACGATTAGGATTTTTAGACCGTTATTTAACCCTTTGGTTTTTCTTAGCGATGTTAATTGGTGTTGCTATTGGATATTTTATTCCCAATTCAGCTGATTTTATCAATTCATTTTCATCTGGAACGACAAATGTTCCGTTGGCAATTGGCTTGATTTTAATGATGTATCCACCCTTAACCAAAATTGATTTTTCAAAAGTGCCGCAAATGTTTGAAAAGCCAAAATTGTTATCGGCTTCGTTTATTATCACTTGGATTGTAGGTCCTTTTTTAATGTTTTTATTGGCGACTTTCTTTTTGAAAGACTATCCAGAATATATGACGGGATTGATTATCATCGGAATTGCGCCTTGTATTGCCATGGTTATCGTTTGGAATGAACTTGCCGAAGGAAACAGAGAATTAACTGCTGGTTTAATCGGAATTAATAGTTTGTTGCAAGTGTTTTTCTTCAGTTTGTATGCTTACTTCTATTTAGAAATCATGTTACCTTTATTTGGAATCAAAGGGTTAGCATTAAATATCACTATTTCAGAAATTGCTCAAACAGTTGGAATCTATTTAGGAATTCCGTTTGCATTAGCAGTTATAAGTCGTTTTGCGATTAAAAGATATTTAGGAGATAAGTTTTTCAATCAAACGTTTATTCCATTTGTTTCTCCAATTACGTTAATAGCACTTTTATTCACGATTGTAGTGATGTTCAGTTTAAAAGGCGAAATGATTGTAGATTTACCAATGGATGTGGTTAGAATTGCTATTCCTTTAGTCATTTTCTTTGCGATTATGTTCTTCTTGATGTTCTTTGTGGCGATGAAAATTGGAGCTAATTATAGAGATACAGTAGCGTTGTCGTTTACCGCTTCAGGAAATAACTTTGAGTTAGCTATTGCTGTTTCCATCGGTGTTTTCGGAATCAATAGCGGACAAGCTTTTGCAGGTGTTATCGGACCTCTAGTGGAAGTTCCCGCTTTGATAATCTTAGTAAATGTCGCTTTTTGGTTGAGAAAGAAATATTTCAAATAA
- a CDS encoding DUF6428 family protein — MKLSEIKNQLKNLTTIAFQLPNGDLVPNHFHVTEVGKITKHFIDCGGVVRSEEVANFQLWEANDYDHRLHPEKLVHIIELSEAKLQIPDLEIEVEYQMKETIGKFSLDFDGTNFQLKSKLTDCLAKDNCGIPPEKLKVKIGEWKPKETTCCTPDSGCC, encoded by the coding sequence ATGAAATTATCAGAAATCAAAAACCAACTAAAAAACCTAACTACAATCGCCTTTCAATTACCAAATGGTGATTTAGTACCCAATCATTTCCATGTAACCGAAGTAGGTAAAATTACTAAACATTTCATCGATTGCGGTGGAGTTGTTCGTTCAGAAGAAGTAGCCAACTTCCAACTTTGGGAAGCAAACGATTACGACCACAGATTACATCCTGAAAAATTAGTGCATATTATCGAATTGTCAGAAGCTAAACTGCAAATTCCAGATTTAGAAATCGAAGTCGAATACCAAATGAAGGAAACTATCGGAAAATTCAGTTTAGATTTCGATGGAACCAACTTCCAATTGAAATCAAAACTAACCGATTGCCTAGCTAAAGACAATTGCGGCATTCCACCAGAAAAGCTAAAAGTTAAAATAGGCGAGTGGAAACCAAAAGAAACGACTTGTTGCACTCCGGATTCAGGTTGTTGTTAA
- a CDS encoding TlpA disulfide reductase family protein, translating into MKKIVFIVASMLLVVSCNNLKDNEFLISGKAAGIKDGKKVFVEIQTETGSTAKDTAVVTDGKFELQGITNGIDIGFIRFEGEEINLPIILEEGNITVDIVKDSIHKSTLGGTPNNDKFQQFNTETRVISEKVVKFEKSNGPAMQKARMSNDTVAVNKLLKEYKKFQDEMNNYSKKFIKENPDAYLSVLLLENFLMRQYLTPEEVKSYYNGLSKGLAATKSGKKIKTTLDAMTAIVIGKPAPLFSGPTPDGKTVSLKETLGKVTIIDFWASWCGPCRAENPNVVALYNEFHAQGLNIIGVSLDKDAAKWKEAIAKDKLTWAHVSNLKFWEDPIAKQYNVQAIPATFILDAKGTIVAKDLRGDALKAKVKELLGVK; encoded by the coding sequence ATGAAAAAAATAGTATTTATTGTTGCTTCTATGCTTTTGGTTGTTTCATGTAACAATCTTAAAGATAATGAGTTTTTAATTTCTGGTAAAGCTGCTGGAATTAAAGATGGAAAAAAAGTATTTGTAGAAATACAAACTGAAACAGGTTCTACCGCTAAAGATACCGCTGTTGTTACTGACGGAAAGTTTGAACTACAAGGTATTACAAATGGTATTGACATTGGTTTTATTCGATTTGAAGGCGAAGAAATTAATTTACCTATTATTTTAGAAGAGGGAAATATTACTGTTGATATTGTTAAAGATTCGATTCATAAATCTACTTTAGGCGGAACTCCAAATAATGATAAGTTTCAACAATTTAATACTGAAACCAGAGTGATTTCTGAAAAAGTTGTAAAATTTGAAAAAAGCAACGGTCCTGCTATGCAAAAAGCCCGTATGAGCAACGATACCGTTGCGGTTAATAAATTATTAAAAGAATATAAAAAGTTTCAGGATGAAATGAATAATTATTCTAAGAAATTTATAAAAGAAAATCCGGATGCTTATTTATCTGTATTGTTATTAGAGAATTTTTTAATGAGACAGTATTTAACTCCAGAAGAAGTTAAATCGTACTATAATGGTTTAAGTAAGGGATTAGCTGCTACTAAAAGTGGTAAGAAAATTAAAACTACTTTAGATGCTATGACTGCTATTGTTATAGGTAAACCAGCACCTTTATTTTCGGGACCTACTCCTGACGGGAAAACAGTTTCGTTAAAAGAAACTTTAGGAAAAGTTACTATTATTGATTTTTGGGCTTCTTGGTGTGGTCCTTGTAGAGCTGAAAATCCTAATGTGGTTGCTTTATATAATGAATTTCACGCACAAGGTTTAAATATTATTGGGGTTTCTTTAGACAAAGACGCTGCTAAATGGAAAGAAGCTATTGCTAAAGACAAATTAACTTGGGCACATGTTTCTAATCTTAAATTTTGGGAAGATCCTATTGCTAAACAATACAACGTTCAAGCAATTCCAGCTACTTTTATTTTAGATGCTAAAGGAACTATTGTTGCAAAAGATTTAAGAGGTGATGCTTTAAAAGCGAAAGTAAAAGAACTTTTAGGAGTTAAATAA
- a CDS encoding YchJ family protein yields the protein MSGCYCGNNVSFQNCCEPYIKGIKNTPTAETLMRSRYSAFATGAADYLVNTTHISKRRFHNKKDILDWSQANKWLKLEVLASTENTVTFKAYYLDENLKAQVHYEHSTFKLENEKWFYVDGEF from the coding sequence ATGTCGGGTTGCTATTGCGGAAATAACGTTTCCTTTCAAAATTGCTGTGAACCTTATATCAAAGGAATTAAAAACACACCCACAGCAGAAACCTTAATGCGTTCTCGTTATAGTGCTTTTGCAACGGGTGCCGCCGATTACTTGGTAAACACTACTCATATTTCAAAAAGACGATTCCACAACAAAAAAGATATTTTAGATTGGAGTCAAGCCAACAAATGGTTAAAACTAGAAGTTCTAGCCTCAACAGAAAACACAGTTACCTTCAAAGCGTATTATTTAGATGAAAATTTAAAAGCACAAGTACATTACGAACATTCAACTTTTAAATTAGAAAACGAAAAATGGTTTTATGTGGATGGAGAATTTTAA
- a CDS encoding GyrI-like domain-containing protein — MKPIIKTFPITKFIGMNSVISYSDYRIGELWGNFMPRRNEIQNTIGTDLFNIQINPDNFDFNPQTEFVKWAVIPVTDFKSIPDGMQQLIVEEGLYAVFNHVGDAVKARETFGYIFGVWLPNSEYQLDNRPHFEILGAKYKNNSPDSEEEIWIPVKRKA, encoded by the coding sequence ATGAAACCAATCATCAAAACCTTCCCAATAACAAAATTCATCGGAATGAATAGTGTAATTTCCTATTCAGATTACCGAATAGGAGAATTGTGGGGTAATTTTATGCCAAGACGAAATGAAATTCAAAATACAATAGGAACGGATTTATTCAATATTCAAATCAATCCCGATAATTTTGATTTTAATCCGCAAACTGAGTTTGTGAAATGGGCTGTGATTCCTGTAACAGATTTTAAATCTATTCCAGATGGAATGCAACAGTTAATAGTTGAAGAAGGATTGTATGCGGTTTTCAATCATGTGGGAGATGCAGTAAAAGCAAGAGAAACTTTTGGTTATATTTTTGGTGTTTGGTTGCCTAACTCGGAATATCAATTAGATAATCGTCCGCATTTCGAAATATTAGGAGCGAAATATAAAAATAATTCACCCGATTCTGAAGAAGAAATTTGGATTCCTGTTAAAAGAAAAGCTTAA